ACGGCATTTACGGATTCAGGGAGAGGTACTTTTTCCTCTGCGGACGAAAGTTCCCAGAAATCTAGGAACGCCGCCAGCGATGTTCCGCGTTTTTCTTCCGCCAAATGAACAACTTCCAAAAATCTGCGAATATAAAGTTCATCCTGAGGATTGCTTTCAATAATTTTGAACCGCGCGACCATTTCGCTTGCAAGGTCGTACGGAGTCATAAGACCAGATTTACGCAGGAACGGCGAAATATGGTACTTCCAGAAGTCGGGAAATTTTTCAGAAAAGCGGCGGTAGAGTGATCCTTTATCTCGTGAACCAAGCCAGCTTACAATTTCATCATTTGATATGGCTGAAATGCGTTGAAAAACTTCCTTGCCGCAAATAAACTCCAGAAAAGCGAGATCGTCCTGCGGGTAATCCAGAAATTTAAGCAGTGATACAATCTGGCGAACTACAGGATGTCGATCAAGCTGAAGACTGTTTTCGGTGATTACCGGAATTTCTTTTTCCACCAGCCAGTCACATACGAGCTGGGCATGTCCGTTGGAACGGACAAGGACGCATATATCCTTGAATTCTCTGCGAGGACAAAGTTCATCTATTAAAAGATCAAAATTGCGTTTTGTTTCAGCTTCAATTTCAGATGAAGTTTCGGCAAACAGTTTTTGCAGTCTTACATATCCACCTGAACGGGGCTGGTTTGGTGGAAGCTTCTGCGATGCACCTTCAAAGGATGAAGCAATCTTTTCAGCAAGTTCTGTCTGCTGATCTTCCGGTCCGTTGGGGTAAAGAATTTCTGCCAGATCGGTTGCTACATCGTAGTCGGCAAGAGCATCGAAGAATGAGTTGTTGAACTCTATAACTTTTTCAAGACTGCGCCAGTTGTAATCAAGGTGGCCGGGAGTAAACTCTGTCAGTGTGGCAAGTTCCGGTTCGTCGGCTATTTCATCAAAAAGTTCAGATCTTCCGCCTCGCCAGCTGTAGATGGCCTGTTTTACATCACCAACATAGAACAGACTTCCGTTCTTGGATAAACATTCTACAGCTAGAGGAATCATAGCGTGCCATTGCTCAAGGCTGGTGTCCTGAAATTCGTCTACTAGTAAATGATGCAGTCTCGACCCCATGCGGCAGAAGGCATCAGGGAGTGCTTCACCGCTTTGCAAAACATACGAAGCGACTCGTGGAAGTGATGAACTAAGCAGCATTCCGTGCAGTGACTGGTATTCTATAATGTCATCGCGGATTTCTTCAACGATTCTGACAAACGGGGCAAGAGCATATGCTCCGCGCAAAATCATGGCCTGATCACGGTAAAGAACGTGAGCTTTTTTCAGATCATCATAAATTTTTTCATGTAATGAATTGATATCGCATTTAGACTTTTTGTTCACGCAATCCACAAAGCTTTCCTTTGTGACCATTGTCGATTCTTTAGGTTCCCCCATAAAATCGAGAGTTGCTGCGTGGTCCAGATATTTCAGCAGGTGACTTGAGGCTGCGATGCTTTCACTCTTTATTAATGAAGACATGGCGGAAACTGCTTTCATATATTTATCAAAATATCCTTGAAGCAATCCTGCTATTTCTTCCTGATCAGTAAGCCTTTCACCGGGGCATTCCAGAACATGCTCAAGAATTCTGATCAGCCTGAAACGCATTTGTTCAGCCAGCCAGAAACCCTGCTTGTTTTCTTTGATAACGAGGCTTTTAACAGCGTCATCCATTAACTTTTTACGATACTCGTCGCCTTCTTCACATTGGGACAAAAATTTATTGAAGTTAGGCTCAAAAAGTGTCGCTGGATCGAAAAGCAGTTCAAACTCAGGGCTTAAGCCTAGTTCAAGGGCGAAAATACGCACCAGTAGATTCAGCAGACTGTCGATGGTTCTGATGTTTAACCTGTTGTAACGCTGTAAAATCGGAGTAAGTTGACGTTTGGCTGCGCCGGGAGTCCAGTCACTGCCGAGTCCGTCACCTTTTATGTCCAGTGCTCTGTTTTTAAGAGAGCGCACGACCCGTTCTTTCATTTCAGCGGCGGCTTTATTGGTGAAGGTCACCGCCATTATTTCAGGCCAGCAATAGCCTTTAGCCTGTGATGATTTACAGACGGGAATTGAATCCTCTTCCTGCGATCCTGCAAGGAGGGATAAAAAGCGTGCAGTTAGTTCGTAGGTTTTACCGGAACCGGCGGAAGCTTTTACCTGTTTGAGCATATTTTTGAGAACCTTTTAAGCTGTTGAAATTATGTTGTCTCAGTTTGCGGGCTAAGTACGCGGGATGTGATTCTACCTTCCATTACAATAAGGAGCACCGCTGAAATGATGAGTAAGCTTCCGAAATACCCGGTCCAGTCGAAACTTTCATTCCACCACCACCACGCGAGCAGGGCGGCAACGACAGGTTCAAGCGTAGCAATGACAGATGCCGTTGTGGCTTCAAGCCATTTTAAACCTGCGTAATAAACAGTGTATGCACCGTAGGTACAAACTATTGCAAGTGTGATAATACATATCCATGAAGTCGGGGTTTTGTGATGAAATTCGAAAAAAGGAAGCAATCCTAGCGCGCCGATCGGAAGGGCATAGAGAAAAATTGTAGGAGTTGAGTAGCGGGCGAAAAAAGTTTTTCCGAAAATATAATAAAGCGCGTATGTGAATCCGGAGGTCAGGCCGCATAAGAGTCCGAACCATGTGAAGGTTAATTCTTTTCCGGTTCCGAAAATTTGAGGCCCGAGTGATACGCATACAACTCCGAGAATTGTCATGGAGAGGGCGCATAGTTTAATCGGACCCATTTTTTCGCCGAGGAAAAGCCATGACATGAATGCAACCCATGCCGGAGCCGTGTAAAGAAGCACTGACGCAAGTGCTGCGCCAACTCCATGCACGGCTAATTGATAAGATCCGTAAAAAACGGTGACACCGACTATCCCGAAGCAGACGACAAAAGGGATGTCTTTAACAGCTATTTTAAGGGCACGCATACGGTATGCATGGACAGCGAAAAGTATCCATGCGATTAGAGCTCTCCAGAATGCGTTTTCCAGAGGCGGAATCCCCTGTTCAAGGGGGAATTTAGAAACAGGTCCGATGAGGCTCCACATGACTGCAGCTGTAAGTATTAGTATGCATCCTCGTAAGTTCACGTGTGGCCCTCGAATATTCTGGTTTGATTATTACGGAACAGCAGATTTATTAAAATTTACAGTTGGATTGAGTATCAGAGTTGTATGCTTTTTCCATTACATCGTCAAAGATCTATCGCAGGATAGAACCATATAAAGTCAGGAGATTAATTATGGATAATAAGAATTTAAAAGAATGTTCAAGAGTAGTTGCAACGGAAAATGATGAAGGATTGCGACTCGATAAATTTTTGATTGTTTTACTCCCTGAAACAGGTCTTCGTCAGCGCAGAAGGATTGTTGAAAACGGTCTGGTTTCTGTAAACGGACGGAGCGCAAAGCCGGGGCTTAAAATGTTTGTCGGAGCTGAAGTTGTTTTATATGAAAAAACTGACGCAGACAGCACCGAAAATCTTTTGCCGCATCTTACCATAATCAAAGAAACTGACGATTATGCCGCTGTCTTAAAACCGGCAGGGATGCATTCCGCTTCCATCGCCGGAAGTATGGAAAGTTCCGCGCAGGATTGTCTTGAAGAACTTTTCATGGAGAAAAATCCGATTTTAATTAACAGACTGGATTATTCAACTTCCGGAATACTGCTGGTAGCATTCGGACATGAACAGGCCCGTTTGTTTAAAGAGTATGAAGAAGAAGGAAAAGTTGAAAAAGAATATTACGCCAGAGTTCTGGGTAATCCTGATTCTGAGTTTGTTGTCAAAAAAGAGCTTGATACTGATTCCCGCACTGTAACCAAAGTGCTGGACGACGGCTCTGACAGACTCCGCTGGAGCTACGTTGACCGTATGGCCGACTTAGGCAACGGCGTATCCTTGGTTAAAGTCAGAATCGCAAAGGGCGCGCGTCATCAGATCAGAGCACATCTTGCTTCCGCAGGATTCCCGATTGTGGGTGATGATGTTTACGGACAGGCTTCTGCCGGTGAAAAAATGTATCTGCACAATCACCTGATTTCGTTTGAAGGATTCAGAGCTGAGTGTGAGCCTGATTGGGATTAAGTTTCGCGGGTTATATATTATGAACGAGAAATCCCCCTTGGAGCTGTGCTTCAAGGGGGATTTCTCTGTTTGAGTGAACAAGTAATATATAGTATTATTTTACTATAGTGATTTTTTCCGTAGGTATTTGAATTTTTACAAATTTACCTTTTGATGTTTTGAATTCTATATAAGATTGAGTTCCAATATTAGTCAACAGAACCGTAGAGTTTTTAACTAAGAGGTCTGAGCTTGTCGCCAATTCGTCAAAAAGAATAGTCTGATTTTTAAAAATATTTTTGTAGTGCCTGTTCACAATTAGTATTGGCTCTTCAACTCTGATACCAATTTTGCAAAGAGTGTTGTTTACTAATACGGTTAACGTTGGAGGCATTAGTAATGGGAGTAAAAATATTGGTAATAAGAAGTATCTATTTTGATAATATTTTTCGACCCAATCAAAAGAGTATAAACAATAAATTATAAGAGCTATTATGAATGTAAAAAAACATAAAATATTATAATCTGAATCGTGTTTTGACATATTGCTTAAATATAATATCCTGTATGCAATAAAAGAAAATGTATATAATGAATAGTTGAAGCGCTCTTTTATCTTCTTGCTTTTTGTAATTTTTGTTATGGAGATAAGTATGATGTCTAGTGGAAGTAATAGAGCAAAGAAAAAAACAGCAACAAGAAATAGGTAGTATACGATAAATAAAAATGAGGTGAAGCATAATAAAAAATATTCTCCAAGAAGTAACTCTACGGGAAAATGGCGAATGCTAATGAAATATATTGTAAAAATTAGAGCTCCAAGAAAAAGAAAAATACCAAATATTTGTTTAAATATTTGGTAAGCGTTTGGGAATTTTGACTGGATAGTCCGTAGATCCTTAAGAAAAAGGTTAGGTTGTTCTTCTACAATGTTCATGTCTGCTCCATATTAATCGTAATAATTTGTAATCTACGTGTGTTGTAAGGTAAATGTTTTCTGTTTACTAAAAAATCCCGCCCAGCTCCTAAAAGCCAAACGGGATTTATATTCAAATCGTATATTCAATCTTCTACATCAATAAAGCCTTAGCAAAATCAGCACCGTTGAATGGGCGCAGATCTTCCATTTTTTCACCTAGTCCGATGAAGGTAATGGGGATTTTGTGTTGCATGGTCACGGCAATCATGATTCCGCCTTTTGCTGTTCCATCTAGCTTGGTGAGGATTAATTCATCCACCCCGATTGCTTCGTTGAAAAGCTTTGTCTGAGACATGGCGTTCTGTCCGGTTGTTGCGTCAATGACCAGAACACAGCGGTGCGGGGCTTCATCGTGTTTTTTACCTAAAACTCTTCTTATTTTAAGGAGTTCTTCCATCAGGTTGGTCTTGGTGTGCAGTCTTCCTGCTGTATCAAGAAGCATCAGGTCGTAGCCGTTTTTAACTGCGTAATCTATTGCTTCATACGCTACTGCGGCAGGGTCGGAGCCTTCTGCTTTTGCAAAGAATCCTGCTCCTACGCGTTTAGCCCAGATCTCAAGCTGTCCGATTGCTGCGGCGCGGAAAGTATCACCCGCAACGATTAGAACCTTGCGGCCCTGCATCTGTTCGCGGTGGGCGATCTTTGCAATGGTGGTGGTTTTACCGACACCGTTAACCCCGATCATCATTACAACTTCGGGCGGATTGTATGCTTTAATGCGCTTAGGAACTTTGAAAACTTCGTCCAGTTCTGCTCGCAGAAGATCTTTGAAATTTTCAGGATTTGTTTCACCGCTGTTGCGTATTCTGGCTTTCATGCGGCTCACCAACTCGGAAGTTGCTTCAAAGCCTACATCTGCCATGATTAGAATTTCTTCAAATTCTTCCCAGAAATTGTCATCAAATGCGGAGTGACTTGAAAGAAGAGAATCAAGACGTTTGGTAATCTGTTCTCGTGTTTTGGAAAGTCCTTCGGAAAGTTTAATGAAGAGACGGCTTCGTTCATCTTCTTCATCTTCAAGCTCAAGAGCCAGAGCCAGACGATACTGCAATTCAGAGCGAAATTCTTCGACATGTTCATAGTCCATGTCGCTTAGCCATTCTTTGAAGCGGGCGACGAAATCTTCAGCTTCTTTGGCCGGGGCTTCGAGTGCTTTCAGCAGAAAAGTAAGGCGCGCCCAGAGATCTTCTCCGGCAGTATCAATGCCGTCAAGAATGAGGTCAAGCCATACGGAAAGGCGTGGATCTGCCTGTTGCAGAGCTTTGGTAAGGTCACTCTGCCACTGCGGCTTGTCGGCATCCGGCTTGGCTTCTGTAGCCATGATCGGCTCAATTATTCTTGCCTTACCGTCTTTTAGCTTAGCGGAAGTTTCTATTTCTGGTTGGGGATCAGGGGCAGGTTTAGGAGTCGCAACAGTTTCAGATACTGGGGCGGAAACAGGTTCCGGCACAGGAGTTGTTTCTGGCGTTGATGTGGCTTCTACCTTGGGTTCAGGCTTAGAATCTTGCGTAGCCGCAGGTTTTTGTGCAACTGCTTTTGTCAGTTCAACTGTTTCTCTTTGGATAGGAGCTTCTTGTTGCGCAGAATCTTTCGGCGCAATTTCTTGGATCGGTTGTTCCTTATCGCCTAAATATTCTTTGAGAGCTTTTGCGGCTCTATCTTCCGGGCTGACCCATAGTTTTTTTACTTTAGAAAAAAATCCCATTGAAATCCCCTTTGAAATCTATTTTGAATTGCGGAAGATAGCGCAGTCGGAGCCGATACGCAACTATCTATAGGCTCTAACCTCCGTTGCGGCTATCAATATATCAGCTTATTTTTCAGTTCGCGAAGGTTTACCCTTTGTCATTCATCATTTATAGAGATCCACAAGTTTGTTGAAATTTACACGTCTTACATATACATCTGTGCGAAACGCAATTAATGGAGACTTTTTATGAAAAGAACATGCATAAAGGCAGCTTTGAATGCGGAAAGCCCCGTATCCGATATTCTTATTAAAGGATGGGTCCGCACTAAGCGTGACAGTAAAGGGTTTTCATTTCTGGAAGTAAACGATGGTTCCTGCATTACGAATATTCAGGTCATAATTGATCATACTCCTGAAATTGAAGCAGTGCTTGAACATATATATACCGGCGCATCTGTCAGCGTACTTGGAGAACTTATCGAATCTCCGGGTAAAGGGCAGAAATGGGAAGTCCGCGGTAAATCTATTGAGCTGCTCGGCGCAGCTGATCCGGAAACCTTTCCTCTCCAGAAGAAACGCCATTCTGACGAATTTTTAAGAACAATTGCTCATCTTCGTCCTCGTACAAATAAATTCGGAGCAATGTTCCGTATCCGTGCTGAACTTTCCTTTGCTGTGCATCAGTTTTTCCGCGATAAAGGCTTTTTTTATGTCCATACTCCCATTATCACCGGATCAGACTGTGAAGGTGCTGGAGAAATGTTCAGAGTAACATCTCTTGATCACGACTCACTCGCCAAACTCGGCAAAGCAGAGCAGGGCGCTAATGATTTCTTCGGTAAAGAATCTCACCTGACAGTTTCAGGACAGCTTTCTGCGGAAATGTATGCGCTTGCACTCGGCAGTGTTTATACTTTCGGCCCAACCTTCCGCGCTGAAAAATCAAACACTCCCCGCCACGCTGCGGAATTTTGGATGATTGAACCTGAGGTTGCGTTTGCAGATCTTGAAGATAATATGGATCTCAGTGAGGAGATGGTAAAATATCTCATCAATCATATCCTTGATAAATGCGCTGATGATATTGAGTTGTTTGCTAAGTTTGTTGATAAAACTTTGATGGATACTCTCAAAAATATCACAGAGAATACTTTTGAGCGTGTAGCTTACACTGATGCAATCGAGCTTTTGAAAAAGTGCAAAAAGGCTGATAAATTTGAATTTAAGCCTGAATACGGTCTTGATCTGCAAACTGAGCATGAAAGATATCTCACCGAAGAGCATTTCAAGAAGCCTGTAATTGTTTATGACTATCCTGTTGAAATTAAGCCTTTTTATATGCGCCTTAATGATGACGGTAAAACAGTTGCCGCCATGGATTTACTTGTCCCTAGAATCGGTGAACTTATCGGCGGTTCTCAGCGTGAAGAAAGACTTGATGTGCTTGAACGCAGAATAACTGAAATGGGAATGGAAACAGAAGATTACTGGTGGTATCTGGACAGCCGTCGTTTCGGAACCGCGCCTCATGCCGGATTCGGAATGGGATTTGAGCGCATGCTTATGATGATCACCGGAGTTACCAATATACGTGACGTAATACCTTTCCCGAGAACTCCCAAGAGTCTTGAATTCTAAAAATTAACTTACCGATATTAATAGGGGCCGCATGTGCGGCCCTTTTGTAATTTTATGCTTACTATTCCACGTCATATCAAGTCTTCAACTGACATCCCGAGTATTTTTCTGGATGGACTTACTCTTGTCCAGTACCAAAGACGCAGTTCTGATTTTAAACATGAAATTTGCGTATCCCAGCATTCGCTGGTTTTTATTCTTGAGGGAACCAAGTTAATCCATTCCGCTTCCGGTGATATCAAGCTTGGAAAAGGGGAAGCGTTTTTTATCCGCAAGGGATGCCATATAATGTCTGAAATGGTTCCTGAAGCAGGCGGTGTGTTTAATACTATTCTCTTCTTTTTTAATGATTCAATGTTCAATGAATTTGTAGATTCATTGAACATTGAAGGTTCTCCAAGTAATTCTGAAGTTCCTTCTGTCTTTAAAGTGGCGAGAAGTGAACCTATAGAGATATATCTGTCGTCTATTGCTCCTCTTTTCGGGACACCTCTTGCGCGTGATGAGCAGTTCCTTCGCCTCAAAGTGCGTGAGCTTCTTCATTATATATGTGCGTCTGAAGGAAACGAAGCCTTTATTAATTTTTTATATTCCTGCCGTAATGAAATGAAGAGCGATCTAGCTTCGACCATGGAACGGTACTTCAACAAAAATATCAGTTTAGAAGATATGGCGGAGCTTTCCGGGCGGAGTCTATCAACATTTAAGCGCGAATTTCAAAAATTATTCGGAACCACTCCTGCACGATGGATTCGTGACCGCAGGCTTGCATGGTCCGCGCAGTTGATACGCAATTCTGCTAAAAGTATCTCTGAAATATCTTATGAATCCGGATATGAAAGCCTTTCTCACTTCAGCAGTCTCTTCCGTAAAAATTACGGTATAACTCCTCGCGAATACCGATCTGGACTTAAATCATCAAAATCTGAACTTTAAACGAGAGTCAGTGTGCTTTTTTTTCTATAGCTTACTTCAAAACAACCAAGGAGGAAGTTATGAAAAGATATGTAATGACTTTTGTATGTCTTATGCTGGCAATGCAGCTCGGTGCATGTTCAGCAAAGAGCATGAAGGTAGAAGGATTCTCATCGCCGGAAAGTGTTATAACTGATGGTACTTATTTTTATGTTTCCAATGTCGGTAAGGAACTTAAGCCGATGGATAAGGATGGCGACGGGTTTATTTCCCGTTTGTCTGCCAAGGGCAAAATTATGGATAGGCAGTTTATAAGCGGCCTTGATGCTCCCAAAGGAATGACTGTTAATAACGGTATCCTTTATGTGGCGGATATTGATAAAGTTAAAGGCTTTTCAGTTTCTAATGGAAAGCAGGTTTTTGACCTTGATTTCTCTGCGCAGGGAACATCACTCCTTAACGATATGACTGTTGTTGATGATAATACCCTGCTGGTATCGTCAACTGACGTCGGAGCCGTGTATGAAATATTACTTAAACCAGTCCCGACATTACGAAAAATCGACTCAAATGTTGATCTTGTCGCAGCTAACGGTATTTATTTTGAGCGTGAAACAGGAACATTGTATGTAGCTGCTTACGGCAGCAATAATAAATCCAATGGTTTTATTGGAAAAGGTAAGCTTGAGAGCGGCAAGCTGGATTTTAAGAAAATATATACTGTCGGGGGATTGTATGACGGCATAGCCGTAAATGATGGAAAAGTGTATTTTTCTGACTGGGTTACTTATGAGAAAAAAGGTGTTCTTAAAGAATTTGATTTAGCATCAGGTAAAACACTTACACTTGATTTATCCGAAAAAATCGGCGGACCTGCTGATTTTTATATGGATAAGGATAGTAAAATGTTGTGGATTCCCATGATGATGGAAAACTCTTTGTTAATTACTCCGTATTAATGAACCCAAGTTTAACATTCCTGATAAAGTTATCCCCCTTCTATATATAGAAGGGGGATTTTTAGTGATGCTATTTTATAGGCAAAAGCAGTAAGGTCACTAGATGTTCAGGGGCAGTGGCATGAGGATCGTTAAGATACTGCTCAAAACCTGGGCCGCCTGCGCATTCTTCATTACTTTCCTGCAACCATTTTGCAAGTTCTGTCCAGCTCTCGGTAAGTTTGTCATAAGGCCCAAGGTGTGCTGTTACGGCATATCTGCCGCTTTTAACTTCTTTGATTTTAACATCACCGACGGTGGGAACTTCTTTATCTATTGTGATGCATGCTTCTGATCGCAAGTTTTCAGCAGGGGTTTTCATAGGGTCGTCGTAGTAAATTCCAAATGATTTTGTCCTTTCTGTAAACAGCCCGTGTTCTCCGGCCCAAGAGGCAAGCTTCATCCATGCAACTTCCACTTCCTGATATGGTCCTACATGTTCAACATAAGCCAGTTTCATAGTATCAAGAGTCCAGATTTTAACGTCCATTTTATGCTCCGTTAAGTTAGGTGTTATATTAAAAAATGCCTAAATAGATTTCAGTTATCAGTTCTTCCGGAGAAGTGTCCTCAGGTGCATTTATATATTTCTCAAAATACGGGGTATCGTTTCTGAGTTGATATTTGCTTGCTGGAAGCCATTTACCATAAAGTTCTTTGCATGCTTCTTCAAGTCCGTCATATGGTCCGTAGTGAGTTCCTACGGCGTACTTTCCTCCGGGAACGGTTTGAATTCCTATTTCGCCTTCCGGCAGAATATTACCGGGGATGCTCATGCACGCGTCATATCTGATTTTACATGCTGGAGTTACTGACGGAGAGTCATAACACAGTCCCAGAAATTCTGTCTGATTACTTAAAAGTCCTTTTGGACCTGCCCATCCGCAAAGTTTATTCCATGCCTTGTCTACCTCAAAATATGATCCGATATGGCGGACAAAAGCTACTGACGTCTCTTCTCGTTCGCATATTTCAACTTTTAAGGTTAGCGGCGAATCGTTTATTCTAAGTTTTCCAGCTGAAATGTCTGGAAAGTAGTGAATTCCGCTGTTAACAGGAGGCGCGGCAACTTCTCGTGATTTAAGCCTGTAATCGCTGGGAGGCAGTTTAAACATTTTTTTAAATGCCCGGCTGAACGTTTCTGGAGATTCATATTGAGCGTCAAGGCTGATATTAATAATGGAGTCATTCTCATAGCAAAGTTTATATGCGGCTTTCTCAAGTCTTAAGCGGCGGATATGTTCTTTTAAGCTTTCACCGATCATACCTTTAAATATACGGTGAAAGTGAATTACTGAAAAGCATGCAGCTTCAGCCAGTTCTTCCGGTGGAAGTTCGCGGTCCAGATTTCTCTGAATAAACAATAGAACTTCCATCATTCTTTCGTTGTATGGTTTCAATATGTTCGACATTGATATCTCTTAATATTTCCATGTAAGGTAGTGCATGACATTTTTTATCATTTTGAAATAGACGTAAGTGGAGGCTATATTGTCTTTAAAGTAAAGTAGATATTCGGGTTGCTGAATCACTGAGTATAGGTTTAATCTAAGATTATGAATAAGTTTAAACAAGTCATAGTTTGTGCTGCTGCCGTTATGCTTTTAGCATCATGTAATTCTGTTAAAAAAATTACCGGCAGCCCATGTGTGAGTAATTCCACTACGAGTTCGCAGATAATTGTGGATTCTGCCGCGTGCGCAGTCCGGCAGATGAAGCACGAACTGGATGGTCCGACGATTGATTACCTGCTTGAGATTTCAAGAGCAGTGTTTATTTTCCCGGATGTGTACAAGCTGGCATTTATGATAGGCGCAGAGGGCGGGACGGGGGTGCTGTGTGCAAAGGACAGCACCGGTTTCTGGAACGGTCCGGCCTTTTATTCAATGGCAGGTGTAGATATCGGGCTTCAAGGAGGAGTGGCAGGTAAGACTGTGATGATCTTCCTTATGGACGACGAAGCCTTGGAATCGGCCATGGCCGGGAAGATAGATTTATCCCTTGGAGCTGATCTGGCCATCGGTGATCTAAGCGGGCAAAGTCATCGGGGCAGTTTTGATGTGGACGGAAACATCTTTCCACTCGTTTACCAAGCAGGAGC
The Desulfovibrio gilichinskyi genome window above contains:
- the ftsY gene encoding signal recognition particle-docking protein FtsY, coding for MGFFSKVKKLWVSPEDRAAKALKEYLGDKEQPIQEIAPKDSAQQEAPIQRETVELTKAVAQKPAATQDSKPEPKVEATSTPETTPVPEPVSAPVSETVATPKPAPDPQPEIETSAKLKDGKARIIEPIMATEAKPDADKPQWQSDLTKALQQADPRLSVWLDLILDGIDTAGEDLWARLTFLLKALEAPAKEAEDFVARFKEWLSDMDYEHVEEFRSELQYRLALALELEDEEDERSRLFIKLSEGLSKTREQITKRLDSLLSSHSAFDDNFWEEFEEILIMADVGFEATSELVSRMKARIRNSGETNPENFKDLLRAELDEVFKVPKRIKAYNPPEVVMMIGVNGVGKTTTIAKIAHREQMQGRKVLIVAGDTFRAAAIGQLEIWAKRVGAGFFAKAEGSDPAAVAYEAIDYAVKNGYDLMLLDTAGRLHTKTNLMEELLKIRRVLGKKHDEAPHRCVLVIDATTGQNAMSQTKLFNEAIGVDELILTKLDGTAKGGIMIAVTMQHKIPITFIGLGEKMEDLRPFNGADFAKALLM
- a CDS encoding UvrD-helicase domain-containing protein, which translates into the protein MLKQVKASAGSGKTYELTARFLSLLAGSQEEDSIPVCKSSQAKGYCWPEIMAVTFTNKAAAEMKERVVRSLKNRALDIKGDGLGSDWTPGAAKRQLTPILQRYNRLNIRTIDSLLNLLVRIFALELGLSPEFELLFDPATLFEPNFNKFLSQCEEGDEYRKKLMDDAVKSLVIKENKQGFWLAEQMRFRLIRILEHVLECPGERLTDQEEIAGLLQGYFDKYMKAVSAMSSLIKSESIAASSHLLKYLDHAATLDFMGEPKESTMVTKESFVDCVNKKSKCDINSLHEKIYDDLKKAHVLYRDQAMILRGAYALAPFVRIVEEIRDDIIEYQSLHGMLLSSSLPRVASYVLQSGEALPDAFCRMGSRLHHLLVDEFQDTSLEQWHAMIPLAVECLSKNGSLFYVGDVKQAIYSWRGGRSELFDEIADEPELATLTEFTPGHLDYNWRSLEKVIEFNNSFFDALADYDVATDLAEILYPNGPEDQQTELAEKIASSFEGASQKLPPNQPRSGGYVRLQKLFAETSSEIEAETKRNFDLLIDELCPRREFKDICVLVRSNGHAQLVCDWLVEKEIPVITENSLQLDRHPVVRQIVSLLKFLDYPQDDLAFLEFICGKEVFQRISAISNDEIVSWLGSRDKGSLYRRFSEKFPDFWKYHISPFLRKSGLMTPYDLASEMVARFKIIESNPQDELYIRRFLEVVHLAEEKRGTSLAAFLDFWELSSAEEKVPLPESVNAVRIMTIHKSKGLEFPVIIVPFHNWAVSGSDTTFTDIEVDGKVMLTPMSSALGETYYENRTRMFTEQLNLLYVAWTRAGDELYGFLPSEKVKSVTPALSAIETILDGRFNDLGLLEHGTAPIRTEPSIDESLQENKPTQEITENLIAPDYSSLQSPELMAWLPRLRVYRHNLEDYSYDARMRGELAHKAMENLILTGDDSGDCMRSTEAAFAQFPAIADERETIIPEVAAMTSWAISVEDVRAAIERGRPEVAIMDSKGETHRADLLLLEENRALVVEYKTGSPSPENEKQVKRYLRLLKEMYGNQKELRGLLVYLDGQFTREVLI
- a CDS encoding DMT family transporter, giving the protein MNLRGCILILTAAVMWSLIGPVSKFPLEQGIPPLENAFWRALIAWILFAVHAYRMRALKIAVKDIPFVVCFGIVGVTVFYGSYQLAVHGVGAALASVLLYTAPAWVAFMSWLFLGEKMGPIKLCALSMTILGVVCVSLGPQIFGTGKELTFTWFGLLCGLTSGFTYALYYIFGKTFFARYSTPTIFLYALPIGALGLLPFFEFHHKTPTSWICIITLAIVCTYGAYTVYYAGLKWLEATTASVIATLEPVVAALLAWWWWNESFDWTGYFGSLLIISAVLLIVMEGRITSRVLSPQTETT
- a CDS encoding RluA family pseudouridine synthase, giving the protein MDNKNLKECSRVVATENDEGLRLDKFLIVLLPETGLRQRRRIVENGLVSVNGRSAKPGLKMFVGAEVVLYEKTDADSTENLLPHLTIIKETDDYAAVLKPAGMHSASIAGSMESSAQDCLEELFMEKNPILINRLDYSTSGILLVAFGHEQARLFKEYEEEGKVEKEYYARVLGNPDSEFVVKKELDTDSRTVTKVLDDGSDRLRWSYVDRMADLGNGVSLVKVRIAKGARHQIRAHLASAGFPIVGDDVYGQASAGEKMYLHNHLISFEGFRAECEPDWD
- a CDS encoding helix-turn-helix domain-containing protein produces the protein MRPFCNFMLTIPRHIKSSTDIPSIFLDGLTLVQYQRRSSDFKHEICVSQHSLVFILEGTKLIHSASGDIKLGKGEAFFIRKGCHIMSEMVPEAGGVFNTILFFFNDSMFNEFVDSLNIEGSPSNSEVPSVFKVARSEPIEIYLSSIAPLFGTPLARDEQFLRLKVRELLHYICASEGNEAFINFLYSCRNEMKSDLASTMERYFNKNISLEDMAELSGRSLSTFKREFQKLFGTTPARWIRDRRLAWSAQLIRNSAKSISEISYESGYESLSHFSSLFRKNYGITPREYRSGLKSSKSEL
- the asnS gene encoding asparagine--tRNA ligase yields the protein MKRTCIKAALNAESPVSDILIKGWVRTKRDSKGFSFLEVNDGSCITNIQVIIDHTPEIEAVLEHIYTGASVSVLGELIESPGKGQKWEVRGKSIELLGAADPETFPLQKKRHSDEFLRTIAHLRPRTNKFGAMFRIRAELSFAVHQFFRDKGFFYVHTPIITGSDCEGAGEMFRVTSLDHDSLAKLGKAEQGANDFFGKESHLTVSGQLSAEMYALALGSVYTFGPTFRAEKSNTPRHAAEFWMIEPEVAFADLEDNMDLSEEMVKYLINHILDKCADDIELFAKFVDKTLMDTLKNITENTFERVAYTDAIELLKKCKKADKFEFKPEYGLDLQTEHERYLTEEHFKKPVIVYDYPVEIKPFYMRLNDDGKTVAAMDLLVPRIGELIGGSQREERLDVLERRITEMGMETEDYWWYLDSRRFGTAPHAGFGMGFERMLMMITGVTNIRDVIPFPRTPKSLEF
- a CDS encoding AraC family transcriptional regulator, yielding MDVKIWTLDTMKLAYVEHVGPYQEVEVAWMKLASWAGEHGLFTERTKSFGIYYDDPMKTPAENLRSEACITIDKEVPTVGDVKIKEVKSGRYAVTAHLGPYDKLTESWTELAKWLQESNEECAGGPGFEQYLNDPHATAPEHLVTLLLLPIK